Proteins from a genomic interval of Treponema primitia ZAS-1:
- a CDS encoding carbon monoxide dehydrogenase accessory protein CooC yields the protein MTYSIAMAGKGGVGKTTLCGLFLNYLAQTGKGPILAVDADPNSNLNEVLGVETTITLGDIREEIAKSEFAEKNPIPPGMSKQEYANFRFSAALVELDNYDLLVMGRTQGKGCYCFVNDLLRDQLQKYYQNYNYLIVDNEAGLEHISRGILPPVDLILLVSDCSRRGIQAAGRIAEMIEQLDFKANKVCLIVNRAPGGKLEQGLLDEIAEQKLSLIGVIPMDDSVYKFDADGKALVTLPEDSPIKKALGEIIQKLGI from the coding sequence ATGACTTATAGCATTGCCATGGCTGGGAAAGGCGGTGTGGGAAAGACCACGCTCTGTGGTTTGTTCTTAAATTACCTCGCCCAGACCGGGAAAGGCCCCATCCTGGCGGTGGATGCCGACCCAAACTCTAATCTGAATGAAGTCCTGGGGGTGGAAACGACCATAACCCTTGGGGATATACGCGAAGAAATTGCCAAGTCGGAATTTGCCGAAAAAAATCCCATACCACCGGGGATGTCAAAGCAGGAATACGCTAATTTCCGCTTTAGCGCAGCTTTGGTGGAGCTGGACAATTACGATTTGCTGGTCATGGGCCGGACCCAGGGTAAGGGTTGCTATTGCTTTGTAAACGATCTTCTCCGGGATCAGCTCCAGAAGTACTATCAGAATTACAACTATTTAATAGTAGATAACGAAGCGGGGCTGGAGCATATCAGCCGGGGAATTTTGCCCCCGGTGGATCTGATACTCCTGGTAAGCGACTGTTCCCGGCGGGGCATACAGGCTGCGGGCCGCATTGCCGAGATGATAGAACAGTTGGATTTTAAGGCCAACAAGGTCTGTCTCATCGTGAACCGCGCCCCAGGGGGGAAGCTGGAGCAGGGGCTGCTGGACGAAATTGCGGAACAGAAACTTTCCCTTATTGGGGTGATCCCCATGGACGATTCGGTGTACAAGTTCGACGCCGACGGCAAAGCCCTGGTTACCCTGCCGGAGGATTCTCCTATCAAAAAGGCGCTGGGGGAGATCATACAGAAGCTGGGAATATAA
- a CDS encoding methylenetetrahydrofolate reductase, whose amino-acid sequence MKVAEILKNKKTLSFEVFPPKEKDGIPKLQKELDQLFQLKPDFISCTYGAMGTNVGESKEICKYIVDHKVNCVTHFTCIGKTAAELKAIFAEYVAMGLENSLAMRGDFQKDPVTGDIKSSTGGEFEHANQLISFLHKEFPQICFAAAGYPERHLLASSFESDINYLKAKQDAGAELVMCQTCHDIPAYEKWVAQCRKAGIKLPFVIGIMPILSRRNAIDMTIPGAIPVELSRIVGQYSPPPPPPKSSSEETLKQYDDLTKKYAADFEKYGMEYTINEVKSYLKTDLQGVHFYALNKAEKVAKIVTDGNLVSLCK is encoded by the coding sequence ATGAAAGTAGCGGAGATTCTGAAAAATAAGAAGACCCTATCATTTGAGGTGTTTCCACCCAAAGAAAAGGATGGTATTCCGAAGCTGCAAAAAGAGCTGGACCAATTATTCCAATTAAAGCCGGATTTTATTAGCTGCACCTATGGCGCCATGGGCACCAATGTGGGCGAGTCAAAGGAAATTTGCAAATACATCGTTGACCACAAAGTCAATTGTGTAACCCACTTTACGTGTATTGGGAAAACAGCCGCCGAGTTAAAGGCGATTTTTGCGGAATATGTGGCCATGGGGCTTGAAAATAGTCTTGCCATGCGCGGCGATTTTCAGAAAGATCCGGTCACCGGGGACATCAAGTCATCCACCGGCGGCGAATTTGAGCACGCAAACCAGCTTATCAGCTTTTTACACAAGGAATTCCCTCAAATATGTTTTGCCGCCGCAGGTTATCCCGAAAGGCATCTCCTTGCTTCCAGCTTTGAAAGCGACATCAACTACCTCAAGGCGAAACAGGATGCGGGCGCTGAGCTTGTTATGTGCCAGACCTGTCATGATATCCCTGCTTATGAAAAGTGGGTCGCCCAGTGCCGCAAGGCCGGCATCAAACTCCCCTTTGTTATTGGCATTATGCCGATTCTTTCCCGCAGAAATGCTATCGACATGACAATTCCCGGCGCCATTCCGGTGGAACTTTCACGGATCGTCGGTCAATACAGCCCGCCCCCGCCCCCGCCCAAGAGTTCTTCCGAAGAAACCCTCAAACAGTACGACGATCTTACCAAGAAATACGCGGCGGATTTTGAAAAATACGGCATGGAATACACAATCAACGAAGTAAAGAGCTACTTGAAGACTGACCTTCAGGGCGTTCACTTCTACGCTCTCAATAAAGCGGAGAAAGTTGCCAAGATCGTTACCGATGGTAATCTCGTCTCGTTGTGTAAGTAA